GAAACGGATCTTAATGAAGGGCAACATTACTGGCTTACTGAGCTTTTAGGTAATAATAAACTTCGTATAAATCCGGACGAGTGTGTCTCTAGAACCCTAACCATTATTCGATCAGTAAAAGTGTTGCAAAACGAAATATTTGACGTAGAGTTTTCTATGATTGAACCAGACCAAGAGGGTTCGATGTCGTTGAACTTTCAAATGAAGGACGGACTCTTCGTACCTAACGAGAACTGTAAAATAACAAATGCTGGATTAAATATTTGTGAAGCCTATTTCATTCCGGTAGAAGAAGCATAAGAAGTAAACGGCGTTTCGCCGTAAGTTAGATGCGCTATACTTAAGTGTATGGGCAAACTAAAAAACGTTTTACTAGTGCTGGGGTTAGTGATATTACTAGCAGGTATTGGCTGGTATTTTTCTAGGGAGTGGCTAATGCAGCAATTTTTTAGTCCGTCAGATTCGGCGACAACAGAAGGCGTGAGTGAAGTTTCAGACAGACAGCAATCAGAGATTGAAGTGATAGCGACGAGCCTAGATGTTCCCTGGGAAGTTTTGCAATTACCTAGCGGCGACTTACTGGTGACTGAGCGTAGCGGGAACCTGGTGAGGATAGGTCAAGGCGAGCAGAGGTATAAAATTGATGGCGTAGCTCACCGTGGTGAGGGCGGTCTTTTAGGTATGGCGCTGCACCCAGAGTTTGAGGGCAACCAGCAAATTTATTTGTACATGACAACCGAGACAGCAGGTGGTTTGACCAACCGAGTTGAACGGTATAAATATAACGAGAACGGATTGAGTGAACGTACTAGTATCCTAGAAGGTATCCCTGGCGCCTCTTATCACGATGGCGGACGGATTGCTTTTGGGCCGGATGGATACCTGTATATAACCACTGGCGATGCTGGCGATACGGCACTTGCGCAAAGTACAAGCTCGCTGGCAGGCAAAATACTACGGGTCGATGAAAACGGCGAGATACCTGATGACAACCCGTTCGGTAATGCCGTGCATAGCTATGGTCACCGTAACCCTCAGGGCATTGCCTGGGATGATCAGGGAAGGATGTGGTCAAGCGAACACGGCCGGTCGGGAAGATTGTCCGGGATGGACGAGCTAAATCTGATTGAGCGTGGAGTTAACTATGGTTGGCCGGTGATTGAGGGCGATGAAACGCGTGAAGGTATGCAAGCTCCTGTGATTCATTCCGGATCGGACGTGACATGGGCTCCGGCCAGCTTGACATATTGGGATGGCTCACTCTTTTTTGGTGGACTACGCGGGGTGACGCTTTATGAAGCGAGGCTTGGCGAGGGTGAATCTGTTGATTTGCAGGCTCATCTGCGGGACGAATACGGCAGGATACGAGCGGTGACTGTCATCTATAACGACCAGCTCTACATCACCACATCCAACAC
This portion of the Candidatus Saccharibacteria bacterium genome encodes:
- a CDS encoding PQQ-dependent sugar dehydrogenase translates to MGKLKNVLLVLGLVILLAGIGWYFSREWLMQQFFSPSDSATTEGVSEVSDRQQSEIEVIATSLDVPWEVLQLPSGDLLVTERSGNLVRIGQGEQRYKIDGVAHRGEGGLLGMALHPEFEGNQQIYLYMTTETAGGLTNRVERYKYNENGLSERTSILEGIPGASYHDGGRIAFGPDGYLYITTGDAGDTALAQSTSSLAGKILRVDENGEIPDDNPFGNAVHSYGHRNPQGIAWDDQGRMWSSEHGRSGRLSGMDELNLIERGVNYGWPVIEGDETREGMQAPVIHSGSDVTWAPASLTYWDGSLFFGGLRGVTLYEARLGEGESVDLQAHLRDEYGRIRAVTVIYNDQLYITTSNTDGRGVERSGDDKLIRISGGVFRD